A genome region from Natronosalvus rutilus includes the following:
- a CDS encoding PQQ-binding-like beta-propeller repeat protein: MHDVHRRSVLAAGAALSTGIGLASSGVGASDVDGDLPDPSLVPNPEMDEDWASHRGDAGHARFIEDGYEFDGDSLEVAWSVDQTGSIEIGDDNVYTTAVADDTVYTTTTDGVIALDAADGSLLWENTDIDAHSPAVVGETVYLNGGEIVALNRDDGSVRWESTLGAEEWTGNHTVAYDSVFAVVDGTLYALEADDGSVRWQKDTAVVESSEGDEQESGFITGTAAANGVVYAGTEDGTLAFDHTTGETVWQNWRGYYSYNSGHDIYATEKAVLAELSGEENPLYDAQTGELLNHVSSRSGRALSNESAIGGDDNGYGSYSVHGDEYDWSIDVTYTYGEAVFSGETVYVYFEVDGHNYGDRDYDQKLVALDKRDGSEKWTLSKDDAPVGHIRAISGKTIYVEHEEELFALREQTDDEDDSADEGDGTDDEQDDADDGDNTDDTGDEETSDEDEESGDGDSCEVPGDENDDGENTTGSDDDDENATDSDDGDDGATESEERTYQTDADESPGFTTGAGIFSGLLGLEWLRRQSNTDEPDE, encoded by the coding sequence ATGCACGATGTGCATCGCCGTTCGGTCCTTGCAGCAGGTGCAGCGCTTTCGACAGGAATTGGACTCGCCTCGAGTGGGGTAGGCGCGTCCGACGTCGATGGGGACCTCCCCGACCCGTCGCTGGTCCCCAATCCGGAGATGGACGAAGACTGGGCGTCGCACCGTGGTGACGCCGGCCACGCCAGGTTCATCGAGGACGGGTACGAGTTCGACGGCGACTCGCTCGAGGTCGCCTGGTCCGTCGACCAGACGGGCTCCATCGAAATCGGTGACGACAACGTGTACACGACGGCGGTCGCCGACGACACCGTGTACACGACGACGACGGACGGGGTCATCGCCCTCGACGCGGCAGATGGCTCGCTCCTCTGGGAGAACACCGATATCGACGCGCACAGTCCCGCGGTAGTCGGTGAGACGGTGTATCTCAACGGCGGCGAGATTGTAGCGCTCAATCGAGACGATGGCAGCGTCCGCTGGGAGAGCACGCTCGGTGCCGAGGAGTGGACGGGAAACCACACGGTAGCGTACGACAGCGTCTTCGCCGTCGTCGACGGCACTCTGTACGCGCTCGAGGCTGACGACGGGTCGGTCCGATGGCAAAAAGACACGGCCGTCGTCGAGTCGAGCGAAGGTGACGAACAGGAGTCCGGATTTATCACCGGGACCGCCGCAGCGAACGGCGTCGTCTACGCCGGTACGGAGGACGGCACTCTCGCGTTCGATCACACGACTGGAGAGACCGTCTGGCAGAACTGGCGAGGGTACTATAGCTACAACTCAGGACACGATATCTACGCGACTGAGAAGGCGGTTCTCGCCGAGTTGTCGGGGGAGGAAAACCCCCTCTACGATGCACAAACTGGAGAGTTGCTGAACCATGTCTCGTCGCGTTCCGGACGGGCGCTCAGCAACGAATCCGCGATCGGAGGAGACGATAATGGCTACGGCAGTTACTCGGTCCACGGCGACGAGTACGACTGGAGTATCGACGTCACGTACACCTACGGGGAGGCCGTTTTCAGTGGCGAGACCGTCTACGTCTACTTTGAGGTGGACGGCCACAACTACGGAGACCGGGATTACGATCAGAAACTCGTCGCGCTCGACAAACGCGACGGGAGCGAGAAGTGGACGCTCTCGAAAGACGACGCACCGGTCGGACACATTCGGGCGATCAGCGGCAAGACGATATACGTCGAACACGAAGAGGAACTCTTCGCGCTTCGAGAACAGACGGACGACGAAGACGACTCCGCCGACGAGGGAGACGGAACCGACGACGAGCAAGATGACGCAGACGACGGCGACAACACCGACGACACCGGTGACGAGGAGACGTCGGACGAAGATGAGGAGTCTGGCGACGGCGACAGCTGCGAAGTTCCCGGCGACGAAAACGACGACGGCGAGAACACGACCGGATCCGACGACGACGACGAGAACGCAACCGACTCCGACGACGGAGACGATGGGGCTACCGAGTCCGAAGAACGCACCTACCAGACCGACGCAGACGAGTCACCCGGCTTTACGACCGGCGCAGGAATCTTCAGCGGACTCCTCGGCCTCGAGTGGCTGCGCCGGCAGTCGAATACGGACGAACCGGACGAGTAA
- a CDS encoding NAD(P)/FAD-dependent oxidoreductase encodes MTEYVIIGDGISGSSAAETLREEDPESSITVITDEGEPLYNRILIKEHAKGKLPEAPISIHDEDWYDERDIDLSLNTHVTTIDTDEKVVRTHEKDDIPYDKLLIATGGTPTQLPVENSDAEGVHHFWTFQDARKIRESAEAADDAVIVGAGLLGIDFAAVCGSQGVDGKFLMRGDRWWRYALSADGAEIMHDGMRSVGVEPIFDSGVSEFEVDDDGRVEAAIGGDGNRYPCDFAGVAIGLTFNTEFLHDTDLEQDNGIVVDEYMQTNLEDVYAAGDLTQFYDVLLGEQAQNGSWGSAKEQGRVAGINMAADEEAEPFEWVSSYSITHFDFPFLSFGHPTLGDEHAERRYSDTEWRRIAFKDGKVIGGVLIGDLSAQSKLKQLMRQQRIVADQAEVLLEKQVDLDELAPSQDQ; translated from the coding sequence ATGACCGAGTACGTTATCATCGGGGACGGGATCTCCGGCAGTTCGGCCGCGGAGACACTCCGGGAGGAGGATCCGGAGTCGTCGATCACCGTCATCACCGATGAGGGCGAACCGCTGTACAATCGCATCCTGATCAAAGAACACGCTAAGGGCAAACTGCCCGAGGCGCCGATTTCGATTCACGACGAGGACTGGTACGACGAGCGCGACATCGACCTATCGCTAAACACGCACGTGACGACGATCGACACCGACGAGAAGGTCGTCCGCACCCACGAAAAAGACGACATTCCCTACGACAAACTGCTGATCGCGACGGGCGGGACGCCCACGCAGTTGCCGGTCGAAAACAGCGACGCCGAGGGCGTCCACCACTTCTGGACGTTCCAGGACGCCCGGAAGATCCGCGAGAGTGCCGAAGCGGCCGACGACGCCGTCATCGTCGGGGCCGGGTTGTTGGGCATCGACTTCGCGGCAGTCTGTGGCTCCCAGGGCGTCGACGGCAAGTTCCTGATGCGCGGGGACCGCTGGTGGCGCTACGCGCTCTCGGCTGACGGCGCCGAGATCATGCACGACGGGATGCGAAGCGTGGGCGTCGAGCCGATCTTCGACAGCGGCGTCAGCGAGTTTGAAGTCGACGACGACGGCCGCGTCGAGGCCGCCATCGGCGGCGACGGCAACCGCTACCCGTGTGACTTCGCCGGCGTCGCGATCGGCCTGACGTTCAACACCGAGTTCCTCCACGACACCGACCTCGAGCAGGACAACGGCATCGTCGTCGACGAGTACATGCAGACGAACCTCGAGGACGTCTACGCGGCGGGCGACCTGACGCAGTTCTACGACGTTCTCCTAGGAGAGCAGGCCCAGAACGGCTCGTGGGGCTCGGCCAAAGAGCAGGGTCGAGTCGCAGGCATCAACATGGCCGCCGACGAGGAGGCTGAGCCCTTCGAGTGGGTCTCCTCGTACTCGATTACCCACTTCGACTTCCCGTTCCTCTCGTTCGGCCATCCCACCCTGGGCGACGAACACGCCGAACGCCGCTACTCAGACACTGAGTGGCGCCGCATCGCGTTCAAGGACGGCAAGGTCATCGGCGGTGTCCTCATCGGCGACCTCTCCGCCCAGAGTAAGCTCAAACAGCTCATGCGCCAACAGCGTATCGTCGCCGACCAGGCCGAGGTCCTCCTCGAGAAGCAGGTCGACCTCGACGAACTCGCGCCGAGCCAGGATCAATAG
- a CDS encoding DUF6149 family protein, which translates to MKLRQNARHFASRKALETPVVRSVAISGLVRLHTKIFLGKADPARADERKAHLDGLFEATMDSYLEALRAGYSEAEAREITHIQANFDFYNHGWTEMMEFPADELEDHYDRYYDFFATWGITIDRPLGEFRPDGGLPEAPSTPERLENPVHPHAEGGFADDVYVENEDGELVVGGQDEPENVDVSRAVGVNDESLEEE; encoded by the coding sequence ATGAAACTCCGCCAGAACGCCCGTCACTTCGCCTCTCGGAAGGCCCTCGAGACCCCAGTCGTTCGCTCGGTAGCCATTTCGGGTCTCGTCCGCCTCCACACGAAGATCTTCCTGGGGAAGGCCGACCCGGCCCGCGCCGACGAGCGCAAGGCCCACCTCGACGGCCTCTTCGAGGCGACGATGGACAGCTACCTCGAGGCCCTTCGCGCCGGGTACTCCGAGGCCGAGGCCCGCGAAATCACGCACATCCAGGCGAACTTCGACTTCTACAACCACGGCTGGACCGAGATGATGGAGTTCCCTGCCGACGAACTCGAGGATCACTACGACCGGTACTACGACTTCTTCGCGACCTGGGGGATCACGATCGATCGACCCCTGGGCGAGTTCAGACCCGACGGTGGGCTTCCGGAGGCGCCGTCGACGCCCGAGCGCCTCGAGAATCCCGTGCATCCCCACGCCGAGGGCGGGTTCGCCGACGATGTCTACGTCGAAAACGAGGACGGCGAACTGGTCGTCGGCGGCCAGGACGAGCCAGAGAACGTGGACGTGTCGAGAGCTGTTGGCGTGAACGACGAGTCGCTCGAGGAAGAGTAG
- a CDS encoding aldo/keto reductase produces the protein MEYTTLGETGLEVSRLCLGCMNFGSAEPWMIDDEEQSIEIVERALDLGINFLDTANVYSRGESEEIVGRAIEPYDRDELAIATKVFGRMGDGPNRQGLSRKHIFDQCRASLERLGTDYVDLYQIHRWDEETPIEETLRALDALIDEGVVRYVGASTMTAYQFTKALYTADVEHLERFVCMQPEYNAVDRHEEANLLPVCAGEGVGVIPWSPLAGGFLTGKYDQDDDPDEGRAATDEYTRRRFTDENWDVLEVIEELAQERGATAAQVSLAWLLHKDVVDAPIVGPRSIDHLEENVGAVGVELTEGDLERIEEPIDPRWPAPGKN, from the coding sequence ATGGAGTACACGACCCTGGGCGAGACGGGACTCGAGGTCTCTCGTCTCTGTCTGGGCTGCATGAACTTCGGGAGCGCCGAGCCCTGGATGATCGACGACGAGGAGCAATCGATCGAGATCGTCGAGCGCGCGCTGGATCTCGGGATCAACTTCCTCGACACGGCCAACGTCTACTCCCGCGGGGAGAGCGAGGAGATCGTCGGTCGGGCGATCGAGCCCTACGACCGGGACGAACTCGCGATAGCAACGAAGGTGTTCGGACGCATGGGCGACGGACCGAACCGACAGGGTCTCTCGAGGAAGCACATCTTCGACCAGTGTCGAGCGAGTCTCGAGCGCCTCGGGACCGACTACGTCGACCTCTACCAGATCCACCGGTGGGACGAGGAGACGCCCATCGAAGAGACCCTGCGCGCGCTCGACGCCCTGATCGATGAGGGTGTCGTTCGCTACGTCGGCGCGAGCACGATGACAGCCTACCAGTTCACGAAGGCGCTGTACACCGCCGACGTCGAGCACCTCGAGCGCTTTGTCTGCATGCAACCGGAGTACAACGCCGTGGATCGCCACGAGGAGGCGAACCTCCTCCCCGTGTGCGCGGGCGAAGGAGTCGGCGTCATCCCCTGGTCGCCGCTGGCCGGCGGCTTCCTGACCGGAAAGTACGATCAGGACGACGACCCCGACGAGGGGCGGGCCGCGACCGACGAGTACACGAGACGGCGTTTCACCGACGAGAACTGGGACGTTCTCGAAGTCATCGAGGAGCTCGCCCAAGAGCGGGGCGCGACCGCCGCGCAGGTATCGCTGGCCTGGCTCCTCCACAAGGACGTCGTCGACGCGCCGATCGTCGGCCCGCGGTCGATCGACCACCTCGAGGAGAACGTCGGGGCCGTCGGGGTCGAGTTGACGGAGGGTGACCTCGAGCGAATCGAAGAACCAATCGATCCGCGGTGGCCTGCGCCGGGGAAGAACTGA
- a CDS encoding MFS transporter, producing the protein MSLDSNDRSIAGFTMAGHALVHWFETSIPIFLVVWLAEFDVSVTLVGFVVALGYAPFGIGALPGGVLADRYGPKRLILLCLLGMSLAFVTLAAASILESIYAVAVGLLLWGVAASIYHPAGLALISTGVEERGTVFAWHGIAGNFGIALGPFVAATLLIVLEWPVVAALLAVPGFVAVAYGLSANFDATAAVADDVDAGPDEALSLPEFLANSRALFASAFAIVFVLVTFEGLYYRGVLTYLPEIMTGLPALEGLELFPTLEQYDIDPGFYVYVGLLVVGMAGQYAGGKLTDRVPAARGLAALFAVLAALALAFVPVVDRGLGALLALCGVLGFVLFAIQPFYQNAVAVYTPADSRGLSYGYTYLGEFGLGATSIAIGGFLLGEAGLATFFVALAGFALVGATLSAALALGLDRLFDRTDADSSADAKA; encoded by the coding sequence ATGTCTCTCGATTCGAACGACCGCTCGATCGCCGGTTTCACCATGGCGGGCCACGCCCTCGTCCACTGGTTCGAGACCTCGATCCCGATCTTCCTCGTCGTCTGGCTCGCCGAGTTCGACGTGAGTGTCACCCTCGTCGGGTTCGTCGTCGCGCTGGGGTACGCCCCCTTCGGCATCGGTGCCCTTCCTGGCGGCGTCCTCGCCGATCGGTACGGCCCGAAGCGGCTCATCCTGCTCTGTCTGCTTGGGATGAGCCTCGCCTTCGTTACCCTCGCGGCGGCCTCGATTCTGGAGTCCATCTATGCCGTCGCCGTCGGCCTCCTGCTGTGGGGTGTCGCCGCCAGCATCTACCACCCCGCCGGACTCGCGCTCATCAGCACGGGCGTCGAGGAGCGCGGGACCGTCTTCGCCTGGCACGGCATCGCCGGCAACTTCGGCATCGCCCTCGGGCCGTTCGTCGCCGCCACGCTGTTGATCGTCCTCGAGTGGCCCGTGGTCGCCGCCCTGCTGGCGGTCCCCGGTTTCGTCGCCGTCGCCTACGGGCTCAGTGCGAACTTCGACGCGACCGCGGCGGTCGCAGACGACGTCGATGCCGGGCCGGACGAGGCGCTCTCGCTGCCGGAGTTTCTCGCCAACTCCCGGGCACTATTCGCCAGCGCTTTTGCCATCGTCTTCGTCCTCGTCACCTTCGAAGGCCTGTACTACCGCGGCGTGCTCACCTACCTGCCCGAGATCATGACCGGCCTGCCAGCGCTCGAGGGCCTCGAACTGTTCCCGACGCTCGAGCAGTACGACATCGACCCCGGCTTCTACGTCTACGTCGGTCTGCTGGTCGTCGGTATGGCCGGCCAGTACGCCGGCGGAAAGCTCACGGACCGCGTTCCTGCGGCCCGCGGCTTGGCTGCACTCTTCGCCGTCCTGGCCGCCCTCGCGCTCGCGTTCGTCCCCGTCGTCGACCGCGGGCTGGGCGCCCTGCTCGCCCTCTGTGGCGTCCTGGGCTTCGTCCTGTTCGCAATCCAGCCGTTCTACCAGAACGCCGTCGCCGTCTATACGCCTGCCGACAGTCGCGGGCTCTCCTACGGCTACACCTACCTCGGGGAGTTCGGACTCGGCGCGACCAGCATCGCCATCGGCGGATTTCTGCTCGGCGAGGCGGGCCTCGCGACCTTCTTCGTCGCGCTCGCTGGCTTCGCCCTCGTCGGGGCCACCCTGTCGGCCGCGCTCGCACTCGGCCTCGACCGCCTGTTCGACCGAACGGACGCGGACTCGAGCGCCGATGCGAAGGCCTAG
- a CDS encoding 8-oxo-dGTP diphosphatase — translation MIEATLCFVVDGDDVLLIEKRRGLGEGWYNGPGGKLEDGETLRECAAREVREEVGLRIPLEALEQAGELTFTLDGEVHTVCHVFRTETYDGEPVATEEAHPEWVPIEDVPYDRMWDDDRLWLPAVLEGDTVEGTFAFEGGRPLDDAEFVDYDLERGASFEE, via the coding sequence ATGATCGAGGCGACGCTCTGTTTCGTCGTGGACGGCGACGACGTGCTCCTCATCGAGAAGCGACGTGGACTTGGCGAGGGGTGGTACAACGGACCCGGCGGCAAACTTGAGGACGGCGAGACGCTGCGAGAGTGCGCCGCTCGCGAAGTTCGCGAGGAAGTCGGCCTCAGGATCCCCCTCGAGGCACTCGAGCAGGCCGGCGAGCTCACGTTCACCCTCGACGGGGAGGTCCACACGGTCTGTCACGTGTTCCGAACGGAGACCTACGACGGCGAACCGGTAGCGACCGAGGAGGCCCACCCCGAGTGGGTTCCGATCGAGGACGTGCCCTACGATCGCATGTGGGATGACGATCGCCTCTGGCTGCCCGCGGTGCTCGAGGGCGATACCGTCGAGGGAACCTTCGCATTCGAGGGCGGACGACCACTCGACGACGCCGAGTTCGTCGACTACGACCTCGAGCGCGGCGCGTCGTTCGAGGAGTGA
- a CDS encoding sulfite oxidase produces the protein MATERAREARHREIDAIVEAKAGGVAETRDEADKYTVLGAASRRTFANWLTPIEEHFVCHRNDIPDADADAWTVSLTGGLEGTLSMADVRDEYPTVAVAHTMECAGNGRGQHRPETGSVQWDCEAAATAFWTGTPVSSILRDHGVSASDGRWLTAVGGDPSDGDDVFARSIPLEKALDDCLLAYEMNGEPLPREHGYPVRLIVPGWYGVNNVKWVEELRVMDSMVTEGSLERPGEHAYWQQESYRVHPEGVESNQNKTVDTYDTWDQLEGAVEHPYTFDANVMSLIGAPSGESPVDVRPDEMVEVRGVAWAGDDAVDRVQVSTDGGDTWNDAELFGPDYAGAWRLFRYDWDARPGRHTLLSRAADDLNRRQPSRISGPDAWRDALETDEYPWNEGGYAANAYEPNGVDIEVRTDNGKDVSE, from the coding sequence ATGGCCACAGAACGAGCGCGGGAAGCCCGTCACCGCGAGATCGACGCGATCGTCGAGGCGAAGGCAGGCGGCGTCGCGGAGACGAGAGACGAAGCCGACAAGTACACCGTCCTCGGGGCTGCGAGCCGACGCACGTTCGCGAACTGGCTGACACCGATCGAGGAACACTTCGTCTGCCATCGAAACGACATTCCGGACGCAGACGCCGACGCGTGGACCGTCTCGCTCACCGGGGGGCTCGAGGGAACCCTCTCGATGGCCGACGTCAGGGATGAGTATCCGACGGTCGCGGTCGCCCACACGATGGAGTGTGCGGGCAACGGCCGCGGCCAGCACCGGCCCGAGACGGGCAGCGTCCAGTGGGACTGCGAGGCCGCGGCCACCGCGTTCTGGACCGGGACGCCCGTTAGTTCGATTCTGCGAGATCACGGCGTGTCGGCATCCGACGGGCGGTGGCTCACCGCCGTCGGTGGCGATCCGTCCGATGGCGACGACGTCTTCGCTCGATCGATTCCGCTCGAGAAAGCCCTCGACGACTGCCTCCTCGCCTACGAAATGAACGGCGAACCGCTCCCGCGAGAACACGGCTACCCCGTCCGCCTGATCGTTCCCGGCTGGTACGGCGTCAACAACGTCAAGTGGGTCGAGGAACTCCGCGTCATGGACTCGATGGTGACCGAGGGGAGCCTCGAGCGCCCTGGGGAACACGCCTACTGGCAACAGGAGTCCTATCGCGTGCACCCCGAGGGAGTCGAATCCAATCAGAACAAGACCGTCGACACGTACGATACGTGGGACCAGCTTGAGGGGGCTGTCGAGCACCCCTACACGTTCGACGCGAACGTCATGTCGCTGATCGGCGCCCCCTCTGGGGAATCACCCGTCGACGTACGGCCGGACGAGATGGTCGAGGTGCGCGGCGTCGCCTGGGCGGGCGACGACGCGGTCGACCGCGTCCAGGTCTCCACCGATGGCGGCGATACCTGGAACGATGCAGAACTGTTCGGTCCCGACTACGCGGGCGCGTGGCGACTCTTTCGGTACGACTGGGACGCCCGGCCAGGACGTCACACCCTGCTGTCGCGCGCCGCCGACGACCTGAACCGACGACAGCCGTCGCGAATATCCGGACCGGACGCCTGGCGCGACGCCCTCGAGACCGACGAGTACCCCTGGAACGAAGGAGGATATGCTGCGAACGCGTACGAACCGAACGGCGTGGACATCGAGGTCCGTACCGACAACGGCAAGGACGTTAGCGAATAA